Proteins encoded by one window of Mustela erminea isolate mMusErm1 chromosome 5, mMusErm1.Pri, whole genome shotgun sequence:
- the LOC116591467 gene encoding uncharacterized protein LOC116591467 isoform X1, giving the protein MASDVPWSTLPNLSVWSSRSPEPGKGLRGGRSPCQSAFPGTEARRSQRPAVGITLFFKIPNMPGLKGDVPQNVASVSGLLCTELGKAHQTSSTPWLPGPCADSVRSLCPSSHASSRWPVRTKIQALEASHLKQSVFCFFLWVL; this is encoded by the exons tTCCCTGGAGCACACTCCCCAACCTCTCAGTTTGGAGCAGTCGGTCCCCTGAGCCCGGGAAAGGgctgagaggaggaaggagtcCCTGTCAGTCTGCCTTCCCTGGCACAGAGGCCCGTAGAAGCCAGAGACCAGCCGTGGGCATCACTCTCTTCTTTAAGATACCGAACATGCCAGGCTTGAAGGGAGATGTCCCCCAAAACGTGGCCTCTGTCTCGGGACTGCTCTGCACGGAGCTGGGCAAAGCACATCAAACTAGCAGCACCCCATGGCTGCCGGGACCGTGTGCGGATTCTGTCAG ATCTCTCTGTCCATCTTCCCACGCCAGCTCCAGATGGCCTGTGAGGACCAAAATACAAGCGCTTGAGGCATCTCATCTCAAACAATCTgtgttttgcttcttcctttgggTTCTCTAA
- the LOC116591467 gene encoding uncharacterized protein LOC116591467 isoform X3: MASDVPWSTLPNLSVWSSRSPEPGKGLRGGRSPCQSAFPGTEARRSQRPAVGITLFFKIPNMPGLKGDVPQNVASVSGLLCTELGKAHQTSSTPWLPGPCADSVRCDIVMSCGQQPEDLLFP; encoded by the exons tTCCCTGGAGCACACTCCCCAACCTCTCAGTTTGGAGCAGTCGGTCCCCTGAGCCCGGGAAAGGgctgagaggaggaaggagtcCCTGTCAGTCTGCCTTCCCTGGCACAGAGGCCCGTAGAAGCCAGAGACCAGCCGTGGGCATCACTCTCTTCTTTAAGATACCGAACATGCCAGGCTTGAAGGGAGATGTCCCCCAAAACGTGGCCTCTGTCTCGGGACTGCTCTGCACGGAGCTGGGCAAAGCACATCAAACTAGCAGCACCCCATGGCTGCCGGGACCGTGTGCGGATTCTGTCAG GTGTGACATTGTGATGTCATGTGGACAACAGCCAGAAGACCTGCTCTTTCCTTAA